From the Deinococcus aetherius genome, the window TCCGTGGTAAGGACCGCCAGGGGTCACGGGCCGGACCCGGCGTCACGTCGATTCGTCCCTGACCGATGCGAACCTCGAACGCCCCGCGCTCCAGTTGGAGGGCGAGGGTAGCGTCCAGGTCCCCGGCCCGCCCAGGGTCGAACATGGTCTTCAGCACCGTGACCAACGTGGCGAGGCTGATGGGGGCGCCGGCGGGCCGGGCGAGGTGCTCGCACCGCACCGGCCTCTTCCAGATCCTTGAGGCGTTGCGACAGCACGTTGGGGCCGATGTCGGGCAGATCGGCCTGCAGGTCGCCGAAGCGCCGGGGACCCAGCAGCAACTCCCGCACGACCAGCAGCGCCCAGCGTTCCCCGACCAGATCGAGGGCATGGCAGCGGCGCAAACGTCGTCGTGGACGGGCCTGGGCGGCAGTCCATCCTCAGCGCACTCAGTCCAATATTTACAACTGGGCTGAAGGTTGCAATTTGGGATCATTACGTTGTAGGCTAAACGAGCAAGGAGAAGTACGTATAGGCGCGGCTCGTCCAGAGACCCCATTTCACCGGAGGAGGACACCATGAGACAGAGCGTCGCGTTCATCGGCCTGGACCGCTTGACTTCACAGCTGCGCCGGTGAGCCGGGTCTTTCTCGACCTCGCCGTTTCGCTCGACGGCTTCGTCGCCGGGCCAGACGGGGAGGACGGCGGCCTGCACGACTGGTACTTCGCCGAGCAAGGAGCCGCCGAGGGCATCAAGCGGGAGTTGCTCGGCCGCATGGGGGCGATGGTCCTGGGCCGAACGGCCTTCGGCACGGCACCGGACGGGTTCGACACCGAGTACCGGGTGCCCCATTTCATCCTGACCCACCGGCCACAGCCGACGGTGGAACGGGGCGGTGCCACCTTCATTTTCGTGACAGACGGCCCCGAGCGTGCCCTGGCACGGGCCCGGGAGGCGGCCGGAGCCCGCGACGTGTGCGTGGCGGGCGGTGCCCAGACGGCTCAGCAATTTCTGAACGCCGGGCTGCTGGACGAGCTGCAACTCCATGTCGCGCCGGTGCTGCTGGGCGGCGGCCTCCGACTCTTTCCTGCTGGCGGCCCGCGACTCCCCTTGGAACGCCTGCGGACGGTGGAATCCGCGCACGCCACACACCTGACCTACCAGGTGGGGAGGAACGGACGGCGCCAGCCTCGTCGTGTCTGAACTCCTCTTCTCCGCGCCCGTCCCGAAGTGAACCCACTCATCCCGTCATCCCAGGAGGAGTTATGGCTCAGATTCAGGTGTATCTCGGCTTCACGGACAACTGCAAGGAAGCGATGACGTTCTACCAGCGGTGCCCGGGCGGCACGCTGGAGGTGCAGACCGTGGGCGAGTCCCCGGTGGCCGCCGACCTGCCGCCGGAGGCACAGGAGCGGGTGCTGCACTCGGTCCTCACGCTGGGCGACCTCACGCTGATGAGCTCGGACCTGGGGACGGACGTGCGCCCGAACGGGGCCGTCTCGCTGATGCTGGGCTGTACCAGCCGCGAGGAGACCGAGACGTACTTCCAGAGGCTCTCGGAGGGCGGACAGGTGACGCACCCCCTCAGCCCCTCGTTCTGGGGCTCGACCTTCGGGCACCTGACCGACCGCTACGGCTTCCAGTGGATGCTGAACTACACGCACTGACCTCCTCACCCGGCGACTTGCAGGAGCCCTCATGGTTCATCTCCAGGCGTCTTCCAGCCCCACCGGGAGCGGTGACCTCCCCCGACTCGGCGCCCCCGCTCAGCGTGCCCTCTCCCGTGCCGGGATCACCACGCTGGCGGACCTCGCCCGGCACACCGAGGCCGAGGTGGCACGGCTCCATGGCATGGGTCCGAAGGCGCTGGGGGTCTTGCGGGCGGCACTGGCCGACCGGGGCCTGGCGTTCATCAGCCCACCACCGTGACCGTCCACCCGCCTCTCCCCTGCGACATGACGCGAGGCCCCAAGACCGCGCGCTGGACCCCACCTGCCCTCACCCCGAACTCCGCTCGCGAGAGGACGTGTTATGACCGACATGGATACCGGGCCACTGAGCCCGCCACTGGGCTCCACGCAGAACCCCGACCTCCGCACGCTGGCGCGGCTGGTGGGCACCTGGCAGGTGTCCGGGGAGGCCACCGGGCAGGTCAGGTACGAGTGGACGGAGGGCGGCTTCTTCCTGATCCAGCAGTTCGACCTGCTCCACGGCGACCGAGCCATCCGGGGAATCGAGGTCATCGGACACCTCCACCCCTTCGGCGGGGAGCCGAGCGCGGACATCCACACCCGGGTCTACTCCTTCACCGACGGTCTGACACTTGATTACGTCTATGACCTGACGGGCGACACGCTGACGATCTGGGCCGGGCACCGGGGCTCTCCCAGCTTCTACCGGGGAACGTTCGGCGAGGGCGATCAGACCGTGACGGGCGGCTGGACGTGGCCCGGCGGCGGCTACCGGACGGACATGACCCGCGTGGAGTCACCGTGACAGGGGGTGGGGGCGGCCCCACCCACGCCGGAACCCGGGCCCCTCGTCCCCGTTTTGTTTTCCCGACCTTGGAGGTCCGCCCATGAGTCCCCCCGCCGAACCCCTCGCCCCGCGCGACCGCGCCGTCATCGTCATCCTGTTGATCGCCAGTTTCGTGGTCATCCTCAACGAGACGATCATGAACGTCGCCCTGCCCCGCCTGATGGCCGACCTGGGGATCACCGCGAGCACGGCGCAGTGGCTCTCGACCGCGTTCATGCTGACGATGGCGGTCGTGATTCCCGTGACCGGCTTCCTACTCCAACGCCTGAGCACCCGTGCGGTGTTCCTGACCGCCATGA encodes:
- a CDS encoding dihydrofolate reductase family protein encodes the protein MSRVFLDLAVSLDGFVAGPDGEDGGLHDWYFAEQGAAEGIKRELLGRMGAMVLGRTAFGTAPDGFDTEYRVPHFILTHRPQPTVERGGATFIFVTDGPERALARAREAAGARDVCVAGGAQTAQQFLNAGLLDELQLHVAPVLLGGGLRLFPAGGPRLPLERLRTVESAHATHLTYQVGRNGRRQPRRV
- a CDS encoding VOC family protein — encoded protein: MAQIQVYLGFTDNCKEAMTFYQRCPGGTLEVQTVGESPVAADLPPEAQERVLHSVLTLGDLTLMSSDLGTDVRPNGAVSLMLGCTSREETETYFQRLSEGGQVTHPLSPSFWGSTFGHLTDRYGFQWMLNYTH
- a CDS encoding helix-hairpin-helix domain-containing protein, which encodes MVHLQASSSPTGSGDLPRLGAPAQRALSRAGITTLADLARHTEAEVARLHGMGPKALGVLRAALADRGLAFISPPP